In the genome of Shewanella glacialimarina, one region contains:
- a CDS encoding helix-turn-helix domain-containing protein, whose amino-acid sequence MSMELMVKAMKAKVGNPLRKLVLLKLADNANDQGECWPSYQYIADQCEIGHSTVRKHIGELVKAGFVSVQHRKGPKGSSTNVYTISICHDIAPSTLPDSTHKMLPDSRGVPPDSRPPMSPDSTGISHSLEPVNESLKDLVTTSKKLALDFSKWPALPSDQVFKDWLAVRRQKKAKLTQTTVNRLARHLVKAVDAGCSVDAVFELCVSRCWIGFEFDWLVNAGLVARQAVKADWSHAVFNPEDPLI is encoded by the coding sequence ATGAGTATGGAATTAATGGTTAAGGCCATGAAGGCGAAGGTGGGTAATCCGCTGCGCAAGTTGGTGTTATTGAAATTAGCTGATAATGCTAATGACCAAGGCGAGTGTTGGCCTAGTTATCAATACATTGCTGACCAGTGTGAGATTGGTCATAGCACTGTGAGAAAGCATATTGGCGAGCTCGTAAAAGCGGGTTTTGTTTCAGTTCAACATCGAAAAGGCCCTAAAGGTAGTTCAACGAATGTTTACACAATTTCGATATGCCACGATATAGCACCCTCAACGCTACCAGATAGCACCCATAAAATGCTACCAGATAGCAGAGGGGTGCCACCAGATAGCAGGCCCCCTATGTCACCAGATAGCACCGGAATCAGTCACTCTTTAGAACCAGTCAATGAATCTTTAAAAGATTTAGTCACCACATCAAAAAAATTAGCTTTGGATTTTTCAAAATGGCCAGCTTTGCCAAGTGATCAAGTTTTTAAAGACTGGTTAGCCGTTCGTCGGCAGAAAAAAGCCAAATTGACCCAAACTACGGTTAATCGCCTGGCACGGCATTTGGTGAAAGCGGTTGATGCGGGTTGTTCGGTTGATGCGGTTTTTGAGTTGTGTGTGTCACGTTGCTGGATTGGTTTTGAATTTGATTGGTTGGTTAACGCTGGCTTGGTTGCTAGGCAAGCGGTTAAGGCTGATTGGTCACACGCTGTTTTTAACCCTGAGGATCCTTTGATATGA
- a CDS encoding replication protein P, whose protein sequence is MKSIQSVINSVQVGLPGNGRVSNQPSAMDMAIVDSVFNKLRVLFPVGAPKVEDESVHKAEWLKTLALQGVRSKEQVQMGLNRARREQGDRQFWPTPRQFALWCMPTACDFGLPDLDSAFREAKKHYHSPMKHKWSHDVVRLAVRECGSWLFATGIEKDVLTMFTRQYEILCRKFAKGELVDVELPKALPTRATRRIEPAEGKAFVATFRRQLGLRSANDE, encoded by the coding sequence ATGAAGTCTATTCAGTCAGTGATTAATTCAGTGCAAGTTGGTTTACCTGGCAATGGTCGTGTAAGTAATCAACCGTCGGCTATGGATATGGCGATTGTTGACAGTGTGTTTAATAAGCTTCGGGTGTTGTTTCCTGTTGGTGCGCCTAAGGTTGAGGATGAATCTGTGCATAAGGCCGAGTGGTTAAAAACGTTGGCTTTGCAGGGTGTTAGAAGCAAAGAACAAGTGCAAATGGGTTTGAATCGCGCACGTCGTGAGCAGGGTGATAGGCAGTTTTGGCCGACTCCGCGCCAGTTTGCGTTGTGGTGTATGCCTACGGCTTGTGATTTTGGTTTGCCTGATTTGGATTCGGCGTTTCGTGAGGCTAAAAAACATTATCACAGCCCGATGAAGCACAAGTGGAGCCACGATGTTGTTAGGTTGGCGGTGCGTGAATGTGGCTCTTGGTTGTTTGCGACGGGCATTGAGAAAGATGTGCTAACCATGTTCACACGCCAGTATGAAATTTTGTGTCGTAAGTTTGCCAAAGGTGAATTGGTTGATGTTGAGTTACCTAAGGCTTTACCGACTCGTGCTACCCGCCGCATTGAACCTGCTGAAGGTAAGGCTTTTGTTGCAACGTTTAGACGTCAACTTGGTTTAAGGAGTGCTAACGATGAATAA
- a CDS encoding tyrosine-type recombinase/integrase: MVKAAKGVEVGKLNDAALKRWLRDGVSRDFRDPQFPAIRLRATGRTRASVHLVLNENGRTVWQKLGNWPSMCIKTLCADLPVMLAKRNIGGMVTGQFDSIGCLLEWYQEHIANNTTFSKSWRSNVKSMIKCQLLPRLADVRLVEVSFIAVDGFLVKPMLVEGFSPKYIREAVNKLKSVFAAASKLRLINVNPLAGYRVTYSIKVGDVVDTRLFESDLAKLFTRLSEVVMPVQMLFVLMMMFGTRINETRLARWEHFAGDYWVIPASNAKNNQEHRVPMTESAKALIQHYRKWQLKHVGKRAYLFPGSVGAISIRSAHDWHTQIRFKHFTSHDLRRLFRTIVADLGVDTMIGERLLNHTLPVLLRKYVKSTLDKGMSQALDQYHQYLIYRGFFSVAPEILPRSSVEVGSGQTLTASGWL; encoded by the coding sequence ATGGTGAAGGCTGCGAAAGGTGTTGAGGTGGGTAAGTTAAACGATGCGGCGTTAAAACGTTGGTTACGTGATGGTGTGAGTCGTGATTTTCGTGATCCTCAGTTTCCGGCTATTCGTTTACGTGCTACAGGCCGAACGCGGGCGAGTGTTCATTTGGTGTTGAATGAAAATGGTAGGACGGTTTGGCAGAAGTTGGGCAATTGGCCAAGTATGTGTATTAAGACCTTGTGTGCTGATTTACCTGTGATGTTGGCTAAGCGAAATATTGGCGGCATGGTAACTGGCCAGTTTGATTCTATTGGGTGTTTGCTTGAGTGGTACCAGGAGCATATTGCTAATAACACGACTTTTAGCAAAAGTTGGCGCAGTAATGTTAAGTCGATGATCAAGTGTCAGTTGTTACCGAGGTTGGCTGATGTTCGGTTGGTTGAGGTGAGTTTTATTGCGGTTGATGGTTTTTTGGTTAAGCCGATGTTGGTTGAGGGGTTTTCGCCTAAGTATATTCGCGAGGCGGTGAATAAGCTTAAGTCGGTGTTTGCTGCGGCGTCAAAGCTGCGTTTGATTAACGTTAATCCGTTAGCCGGTTATCGAGTGACATATTCAATTAAGGTGGGTGATGTGGTTGATACTCGGTTGTTTGAGTCTGATTTAGCTAAGTTGTTTACTCGCTTAAGTGAGGTGGTTATGCCGGTGCAGATGTTGTTTGTGTTGATGATGATGTTTGGTACTCGCATTAACGAGACTCGATTAGCGCGATGGGAACATTTTGCGGGTGATTATTGGGTGATACCTGCGAGTAATGCCAAGAATAATCAGGAGCATCGTGTGCCTATGACTGAGTCGGCTAAGGCGTTAATTCAGCACTATCGCAAGTGGCAGTTGAAGCATGTTGGCAAAAGGGCGTATTTGTTCCCTGGCAGTGTTGGCGCTATTTCTATTCGTTCTGCTCATGATTGGCATACTCAGATTAGGTTTAAGCATTTCACTAGTCATGATTTACGCCGTTTGTTTAGGACCATTGTTGCTGACTTAGGTGTCGATACGATGATTGGTGAGCGTTTACTGAATCATACTTTGCCTGTGTTGTTGCGTAAGTACGTTAAGTCAACGCTGGATAAGGGCATGAGCCAAGCGTTAGACCAATATCATCAATATTTAATTTATCGTGGATTTTTTTCTGTTGCGCCCGAGATATTGCCTAGATCGTCTGTGGAAGTTGGGAGTGGTCAAACCCTGACTGCCAGTGGGTGGCTGTGA
- a CDS encoding helix-turn-helix domain-containing protein, producing the protein MALRGFDFLRTGRELRGLTQTEVAEIYGVSERTYRRWELGDVRVPFDDVSAICDQVFRLGIDEIRATIEGEQ; encoded by the coding sequence ATGGCATTACGCGGGTTTGATTTTTTACGGACAGGCAGAGAATTACGCGGCCTAACCCAGACCGAGGTTGCTGAGATTTACGGGGTAAGTGAACGGACTTATCGACGTTGGGAACTGGGTGATGTGAGAGTGCCGTTTGATGATGTTTCGGCTATTTGCGACCAGGTGTTTCGACTAGGGATTGATGAGATTAGGGCGACGATTGAAGGTGAACAGTAA
- a CDS encoding crAss001_48 related protein has translation MSNTYWFDKPQLAKLEGVMLTGVRVIRKSEAVDIMNKQQEQINRFADKVISQQENIDALTQDKHTIITNHLNVLAECIMAVPVPEYGREHNIKMRDSILNVMASSVAAYQVDLTHFDRMRIESKELDKKVESLDKFIKDNPIFGTLEWAEQSNMKRQLVSMISYASILKDRINLVAANREVEPSESKNIAVESLRQSIQDCEEFGRVYVELNGQWAKGHQQVTGVVVDDVGDIVIC, from the coding sequence ATGAGTAATACGTATTGGTTTGATAAACCGCAATTAGCTAAGCTTGAAGGCGTAATGCTAACTGGCGTTCGTGTTATTAGGAAGTCAGAGGCCGTTGATATTATGAATAAACAGCAAGAACAGATAAATCGATTTGCGGATAAAGTCATTAGTCAGCAAGAGAATATTGATGCATTAACTCAAGATAAACACACAATCATTACTAATCACCTTAATGTTCTTGCTGAGTGCATCATGGCGGTACCAGTACCTGAGTATGGTCGTGAGCATAATATTAAGATGCGTGATTCAATACTGAACGTCATGGCAAGTAGTGTAGCTGCTTACCAAGTTGATCTAACTCACTTTGATAGAATGCGTATCGAGTCTAAAGAGCTAGATAAAAAGGTTGAATCCCTTGATAAGTTCATCAAAGACAACCCTATATTTGGCACATTAGAATGGGCTGAGCAATCAAATATGAAGCGACAACTAGTCTCAATGATTAGTTATGCATCAATACTAAAAGACCGAATTAATCTTGTAGCAGCTAATCGCGAAGTTGAGCCAAGTGAATCAAAGAATATAGCTGTTGAATCATTACGACAGTCAATTCAAGACTGTGAAGAGTTTGGTCGAGTGTATGTTGAGTTGAATGGTCAGTGGGCTAAAGGGCATCAACAGGTTACTGGTGTAGTAGTTGATGACGTTGGCGATATTGTCATTTGTTAA
- the orn gene encoding oligoribonuclease, protein MSPYFIFGDIETGGLNGRLDNGELGMEYYPILELAFILTDKDLNQIGEPLRVVVHHSDEVIATCNEWALDTHTASGLIDDVRASTVSLEQAELMVIDWLKGCGVTKYDFKSKQGVVFAGNSIMFDRSYIMCQMPILHEYMHYRQLDVSAIALAARAFNPELERKATSAKLYKHEALADIRESIEELRVYKQVLGGDSQSAYERFSDACRVFAKSLIKGLMP, encoded by the coding sequence ATGAGTCCTTATTTTATATTTGGTGATATCGAAACAGGTGGCCTGAATGGCCGCTTAGATAATGGCGAGTTGGGTATGGAGTATTACCCAATCCTTGAGCTGGCATTTATCCTGACAGATAAAGACCTGAATCAAATAGGTGAGCCGTTACGTGTGGTTGTTCATCACAGTGATGAGGTGATCGCAACATGCAATGAATGGGCATTGGATACGCACACTGCAAGCGGCTTGATTGATGACGTTCGTGCATCAACCGTATCACTCGAGCAGGCAGAGCTAATGGTGATTGATTGGCTTAAAGGCTGTGGTGTGACTAAGTATGACTTTAAGAGCAAGCAAGGTGTTGTGTTTGCTGGTAATTCAATCATGTTCGACCGTTCATACATCATGTGTCAGATGCCAATACTTCACGAGTACATGCACTATCGTCAGTTAGATGTGTCTGCTATTGCATTAGCAGCTCGGGCGTTCAATCCAGAGTTAGAGCGCAAGGCTACATCAGCAAAGCTATACAAGCATGAGGCGTTGGCTGATATACGTGAATCAATCGAAGAGTTGCGAGTGTATAAGCAAGTGTTAGGTGGCGATAGTCAAAGCGCTTACGAACGGTTCAGTGATGCGTGTCGTGTGTTCGCTAAGTCATTGATTAAAGGTCTAATGCCTTGA
- a CDS encoding DUF4406 domain-containing protein, with translation MIRTKVYIAGPMSGLPDCNRHAFNLAAQVQKSLTHIVLNPATLPAGLTEPEYMQIGLAMLMCADMIYLLDGWEQSHGARAEHALAQKLGLHIVYQDGIDHEIALIGLVGEEHF, from the coding sequence ATGATCCGTACAAAGGTTTATATCGCAGGGCCAATGTCTGGTTTGCCTGATTGTAATCGGCACGCCTTTAACTTGGCCGCGCAAGTGCAAAAGTCGTTAACGCATATTGTGCTAAACCCTGCCACTTTGCCTGCGGGTTTAACTGAACCTGAATACATGCAGATTGGTTTAGCCATGTTGATGTGTGCTGACATGATTTATCTGTTGGATGGTTGGGAACAATCACACGGAGCACGGGCAGAGCATGCATTAGCGCAAAAGCTTGGCTTACATATTGTTTACCAGGATGGCATTGATCATGAAATAGCATTAATTGGTTTGGTGGGTGAAGAACACTTTTAA
- a CDS encoding glycoside hydrolase family protein yields MANRMTVAGLSLSAAAFIGLVISEGFVPTATIPVKGDRPTVGFGSTYHIDERPVKLGDSVTPVNALQIAKVHISKDENRFRQSLISAELNQAEYDLYIDWVYQYGIGRWLKSPMRVHVLNGEYRKACDALLLPQYRTVAGYDCSTPGNKRCYGVWVRAQSRHRQCVNSLESPQ; encoded by the coding sequence ATGGCTAACAGAATGACAGTTGCAGGGCTTAGCTTGTCGGCCGCCGCCTTTATTGGTTTGGTTATTTCCGAAGGTTTTGTGCCTACTGCGACAATCCCAGTAAAAGGTGATCGGCCTACCGTGGGCTTTGGGTCCACTTACCATATTGATGAACGCCCCGTTAAGTTGGGTGATTCAGTTACCCCAGTTAATGCGCTGCAAATAGCCAAAGTGCATATATCTAAAGACGAAAACCGATTTCGACAAAGCTTAATAAGCGCTGAACTTAACCAAGCTGAATATGATTTATATATCGACTGGGTTTACCAGTACGGCATTGGCCGTTGGCTAAAGTCACCCATGCGGGTGCATGTGTTAAATGGCGAATACCGCAAGGCGTGTGATGCGTTATTACTTCCCCAATACAGAACAGTTGCGGGTTATGACTGCTCAACACCTGGTAACAAACGTTGTTATGGCGTTTGGGTTAGGGCGCAAAGCCGACACAGGCAATGCGTAAACTCACTTGAATCACCGCAATAG
- the lysC gene encoding Rz1-like lysis system protein LysC, which produces MLCSCSSQPIVKVVTQTKTVYVLPPPDWIVLCSNPDFVGSTNIDLLKHSLTQTNALAMCNANMLRLQQWRLQHEHND; this is translated from the coding sequence ATGCTTTGCAGCTGCTCAAGCCAGCCGATTGTAAAAGTGGTGACCCAAACCAAAACGGTTTATGTGTTGCCGCCGCCCGATTGGATAGTGCTGTGCAGCAACCCTGATTTTGTCGGCAGTACCAATATTGATTTACTTAAACACTCACTTACTCAAACTAATGCGCTAGCAATGTGTAATGCAAATATGCTGCGCCTACAACAATGGCGGTTACAGCATGAGCATAACGACTGA
- a CDS encoding HP1 family phage holin — translation MSITTELSAKVTSVVSYLASLFTALGSYVNNMDIGVLVGVVCAIFTAFVNWFYQAGKRERAARKSERDEKIAKILEENAKLNQQLLLKQLQNIEEERCSHVLDDIHKD, via the coding sequence ATGAGCATAACGACTGAGTTAAGTGCAAAAGTCACGTCGGTTGTCTCGTACCTTGCCTCACTTTTCACCGCACTTGGCAGCTATGTGAACAATATGGATATTGGCGTTTTAGTGGGTGTGGTCTGTGCCATTTTTACTGCATTTGTTAACTGGTTTTATCAAGCCGGAAAAAGAGAACGCGCAGCACGCAAAAGTGAACGTGATGAAAAGATAGCAAAAATACTAGAAGAAAATGCCAAGTTAAATCAGCAGTTGTTGCTTAAGCAGTTACAGAATATTGAAGAAGAGCGCTGTAGCCATGTGTTAGACGATATTCACAAGGACTAG
- a CDS encoding terminase small subunit: protein MARIQTPEAEPVLLNKTDLCKSLGISTQAFDKWDVPIHSKSGRECLYTMSDVVGNRVANERKKHLLGKSGKPQDDEDEKPNIDYERWRLTKGQADGQELKNQKDRKEVVEVAFCSFVLSRIAAQISPVLDQIHIRVKRKFPDMPERTIDAIRAEVIKSQNTAAELANVIEDLLDEYISSTD, encoded by the coding sequence ATGGCACGTATTCAAACACCCGAAGCCGAGCCAGTGCTGCTGAATAAAACCGACCTGTGCAAAAGTTTGGGTATTAGTACCCAAGCGTTCGACAAGTGGGACGTGCCTATACACAGCAAAAGTGGTCGAGAGTGTTTATACACCATGAGCGATGTGGTGGGTAATCGGGTAGCTAATGAGCGTAAAAAACACCTGCTCGGGAAATCGGGCAAACCGCAAGATGATGAAGACGAAAAACCTAATATTGATTATGAGCGTTGGCGCTTAACCAAAGGGCAAGCCGACGGCCAAGAGTTGAAGAACCAAAAAGACCGCAAAGAAGTGGTTGAAGTCGCTTTTTGCTCGTTTGTGCTTAGCCGTATAGCAGCGCAAATATCTCCGGTGTTGGACCAAATACACATACGCGTAAAACGTAAATTCCCCGACATGCCAGAACGCACCATTGACGCTATTCGCGCTGAAGTGATTAAAAGCCAAAACACCGCCGCTGAACTGGCCAACGTCATTGAGGATTTATTAGATGAGTATATCAGCAGCACAGATTAA
- a CDS encoding phage terminase large subunit family protein, with amino-acid sequence MSISAAQINNLKAAVSAGLKSFYRPPVLTCSEYADTHFYMSSESSYTEGKWESLPFQIGILNAMGNDQITTLNIMKSARVGYTKMLMANAGYKIEHKKRNVLIYQPRDGAAKTFMKKHVETAIRDMPIWKALAPWIGRKHKDSTLEDKVFTNGKTLMVRGGTAAANYREISTDDVIYDELAGFDESIEHEGNATSLGDTRVELSMFPKSIRGSTPKILGTCQIEKACSESGYQFRFNLPCPHCDELQHLKWGGKTEPFGIKWQGNDPKTAYYVCEHCGCCIENNQLHDMEEHPRAVWICDKTGVTTPDFISFFDKDGNDFLTPENISIYIWSAYNTLNSWAKLVTEFYKAKGDKEKLQTFVNTKLGQPWDNDNGERIEWEDLGRRREMYPNGNMPDWVVYLTAGVDTQDDRYEGRVWGWGAGKECALIDRFILYGDPANQVLLDKVALRLNQSYPRNDGIVLSIGTTCWDSGGHYSDTVYSMSKKLGLFRVVPIRGANMYGKPIANFPRKRSNKGVYLTEVGTDNAKELIMAMMRTQPSVDTRTPGAIHLPLNDSICDDTELQQLTSERKLPTRRDGRIVYRWEAGGRRNEALDCFVYAMAALYIAIDRFGINLESLSKVITNKHDNPSSTDESPQPKKPKKAPANNWLNGGSAKSGGWL; translated from the coding sequence ATGAGTATATCAGCAGCACAGATTAACAATCTGAAAGCCGCTGTATCTGCTGGTCTTAAATCGTTTTATCGTCCACCTGTTTTAACCTGTAGTGAATACGCCGACACGCATTTTTATATGTCGTCGGAATCGTCTTACACCGAAGGTAAATGGGAAAGCCTACCGTTTCAAATCGGCATATTGAATGCCATGGGTAACGACCAAATCACCACGCTGAACATCATGAAGTCAGCGCGTGTGGGTTACACCAAAATGTTAATGGCCAATGCTGGCTACAAGATAGAACACAAAAAACGTAACGTGCTGATATACCAGCCGCGTGACGGTGCCGCCAAAACGTTTATGAAAAAGCACGTTGAAACCGCAATACGCGACATGCCGATTTGGAAGGCGCTAGCACCTTGGATTGGCCGCAAACATAAAGACAGCACCTTAGAAGATAAGGTGTTCACCAACGGTAAAACCTTAATGGTGCGTGGTGGTACCGCTGCTGCTAATTACCGTGAAATTTCAACCGATGACGTAATTTACGATGAACTTGCAGGTTTTGACGAGTCAATCGAACACGAAGGTAATGCCACATCGTTAGGGGATACCCGTGTTGAACTGTCGATGTTTCCTAAATCGATTCGCGGATCTACACCCAAAATTCTCGGTACCTGCCAAATTGAAAAGGCCTGTAGTGAAAGTGGCTACCAATTTAGATTTAACTTGCCCTGCCCACACTGCGACGAACTGCAGCATTTAAAGTGGGGCGGAAAAACCGAACCCTTTGGTATTAAGTGGCAAGGCAATGACCCAAAAACAGCGTATTACGTGTGCGAACACTGCGGTTGCTGCATTGAAAACAATCAACTGCATGATATGGAAGAACACCCCCGCGCAGTATGGATATGCGACAAAACGGGCGTGACAACCCCCGACTTTATTTCGTTTTTTGATAAAGACGGCAACGACTTTTTAACGCCTGAAAATATCTCTATTTACATCTGGTCGGCGTACAACACCCTTAACAGCTGGGCCAAGTTAGTCACCGAGTTTTACAAAGCCAAAGGCGACAAAGAAAAGCTACAAACCTTTGTTAACACCAAACTTGGCCAACCGTGGGACAACGACAACGGCGAACGTATTGAATGGGAAGATTTAGGCCGCAGGCGTGAAATGTACCCCAACGGCAACATGCCAGATTGGGTAGTGTACTTAACCGCGGGTGTGGATACCCAAGACGACCGATACGAAGGCCGTGTTTGGGGCTGGGGCGCAGGTAAAGAATGTGCCCTAATCGATAGGTTTATTTTGTACGGTGATCCAGCAAACCAAGTGCTGCTTGATAAAGTTGCCCTGCGCTTAAACCAAAGTTACCCCCGTAACGACGGCATAGTGCTCAGCATTGGCACAACGTGTTGGGATTCTGGCGGTCACTACTCCGATACGGTTTACTCAATGAGTAAAAAGCTCGGTTTGTTCCGTGTGGTACCTATTAGGGGCGCCAACATGTACGGCAAGCCGATTGCTAATTTCCCCCGCAAGCGGAGCAACAAAGGCGTGTACCTAACAGAAGTGGGTACCGACAACGCCAAAGAGTTGATCATGGCCATGATGCGCACTCAACCCAGTGTTGATACCCGCACACCTGGTGCCATTCATTTGCCACTGAACGACAGCATTTGTGATGACACCGAACTGCAACAGTTAACCTCTGAACGAAAATTGCCGACACGCCGTGATGGTCGCATTGTGTATCGCTGGGAAGCAGGCGGCAGGCGTAACGAAGCGCTCGACTGTTTTGTGTATGCCATGGCTGCACTGTATATCGCCATTGATAGGTTTGGCATCAATCTCGAATCGCTCAGTAAAGTGATAACAAATAAACACGACAATCCATCATCAACCGATGAATCCCCACAACCCAAAAAACCGAAAAAAGCCCCAGCTAATAACTGGTTAAATGGTGGTTCGGCTAAATCAGGAGGCTGGCTGTAA
- a CDS encoding phage portal protein has translation MSIINDALSYLSPGWALKRQAAAMSYRNLKGYEAASPSRTHKANKEGRGANQAVFAAGKSLREQARWLDENHDLSIGILDRMEERVIGAQGIVVEPQPRSMSGEILDELANDIQRRFAAWSLKPDVTGRYTRPELERLVLRTALRDGEAFGQQVRGKVPKFGHPNPQGTQYSIEALEPDYIPFELNDVSQRVRQGFEVNGWGQVVNYHVLLDHPSDQIGFRYKTKTVPASNMLHLGLFKRLHQLRGISIFHGILTRLGDIKDYEESERVAARIAAALAFYIKRGDASMFTPDQGASLNREINIAPGMTFDDLAPGEDVGMIESNRPNVHLVDFRNGQLKACAAGTRGSYSSIARDYQGSYSSQRQELVEQDESNRIMQQWFCAGWARPAFRNWLQMELMNKQDPLTLPPDLDMRTLMDAVYYGPTMPWIDPRKESQGWEMMIAGNAATEADWARARGRNPSEVKRQRQRELKFNRDNDMVTGNDPEPQNGETPSEKDPNKSSRGRHDANAKRISELDRE, from the coding sequence ATGAGCATTATTAACGATGCACTATCGTATTTATCCCCTGGCTGGGCGCTAAAACGACAAGCGGCCGCAATGAGTTATCGCAACCTTAAAGGTTATGAAGCTGCCAGCCCAAGCCGAACCCACAAAGCCAACAAAGAAGGACGCGGTGCCAACCAAGCGGTGTTTGCCGCAGGTAAAAGCTTGCGTGAACAGGCAAGGTGGTTAGACGAAAACCACGACCTGAGTATTGGTATTTTAGACCGTATGGAAGAGCGGGTAATTGGTGCGCAAGGCATTGTGGTTGAGCCACAGCCGCGCAGTATGAGTGGTGAAATACTGGATGAGTTAGCCAATGATATTCAGCGCCGTTTTGCTGCATGGTCATTAAAACCTGACGTAACAGGGCGCTACACTCGCCCCGAACTTGAGCGTTTAGTGTTACGTACTGCATTACGTGACGGTGAAGCATTCGGCCAGCAAGTGCGTGGCAAAGTGCCAAAGTTTGGTCACCCAAACCCGCAAGGCACGCAATACAGCATTGAAGCGTTAGAGCCTGATTACATTCCGTTTGAACTAAACGATGTGTCGCAACGGGTGCGTCAAGGGTTTGAGGTTAACGGATGGGGGCAGGTGGTTAATTACCATGTGTTGCTTGATCACCCGTCTGACCAAATCGGTTTTCGTTATAAAACCAAAACGGTACCAGCAAGCAACATGCTGCACTTGGGCTTATTTAAACGCCTACACCAGCTGCGCGGTATCAGTATTTTTCACGGTATTTTAACCCGTCTTGGCGACATTAAAGACTATGAAGAATCTGAACGTGTTGCCGCCCGTATTGCTGCCGCCTTAGCGTTTTACATTAAGCGCGGTGACGCCAGCATGTTTACCCCAGACCAAGGCGCAAGCCTAAACCGTGAAATTAACATTGCACCAGGTATGACGTTTGACGACCTCGCGCCCGGTGAAGATGTGGGCATGATTGAGTCAAATCGCCCTAATGTGCATTTGGTGGATTTTCGTAATGGCCAGTTAAAGGCCTGTGCTGCGGGTACCCGTGGCAGCTATTCAAGCATTGCCCGTGATTATCAAGGCAGTTATTCAAGCCAGCGCCAAGAGCTGGTTGAGCAAGACGAATCAAACCGCATTATGCAGCAATGGTTTTGTGCAGGTTGGGCGCGACCCGCGTTTAGAAACTGGTTGCAAATGGAGTTAATGAACAAGCAAGACCCTTTAACCCTGCCGCCAGACTTAGACATGCGAACGTTGATGGATGCCGTTTATTACGGTCCCACCATGCCATGGATTGACCCCCGTAAAGAGTCCCAAGGTTGGGAAATGATGATAGCCGGTAATGCCGCTACCGAGGCTGACTGGGCAAGGGCCCGTGGCCGTAATCCAAGCGAAGTTAAACGCCAGCGTCAACGTGAGCTGAAGTTTAACCGCGACAACGACATGGTTACGGGTAACGACCCTGAGCCACAAAACGGAGAAACCCCAAGTGAAAAAGACCCAAATAAGTCTAGCCGTGGCCGCCATGATGCTAATGCCAAGCGCATCAGCGAGCTTGACCGAGAGTAA